Genomic DNA from Desulfovibrio psychrotolerans:
TCTATCAATGCCGGGTGCTCCGGAGAAACATGATTTGTGGAGATTCAGCATGATGTTCCGCTGCGCGTTACTGGTTCTGACCCTGCTGCTTGCAGGTATTCCCGGTGTATCCAACGCTGAGGATTTGCCTGTGCCCGGCATGGTCACAATGATAGATCTTGGAGCAAAGAACTGCATACCATGCAAGATGATGGCTCCCATTCTGGTGAAACTGGAAAAAGAATATGCGGGAAGGGCTGCCATACGGTTTATTGATGTATGGGAGAATCCCGACCAGACACCAAAATACGGCATACGGGCCATTCCCACGCAGATTTTTTACGACAAGAACGGTAAGGAACGGGAACGCCACGTGGGTTTTTTGGATGAAGCAAGCATACGCCAAAAGGTGGATGCCCTGATGCAGGAATAGGATGAAAACGGATGTGTTTACCATCTGCACCGTGCGCTGTTTTCCGGAAATGGCGCTGCGGTGCAGATGGGCGCTGTGCGGCGGGGCATTGCCCCGCGCCGTAAGCGGATAAGGATGTGAAGCAAAGGAGTGGCGGTGTTCGACGAATTTTTGCTCACCATCAATATGTGGATGACCGGTGCCTTTGGACTCGCGGTGCTGGGATGTTTTTTGTGGGGCGTGGTGAGCATTCTGTTCAGCCCCTGCCATCTTGCATCCATTCCCCTTATGGTCGGCTATGTGGCAGGGCAGGGGCGTGTGGTGCAGGGCAGAGAGGCTGTGGGCTATGCCGGGCTGTTCAGCTTTGGGCTGTTTGTTTCCATAACCGCCGTGGGGGTGCTGTGCTCCCTGCTTGGACGCATGCTGGGAGACGTCTCGCCGTTGTGGGGCGTGCCTGTGGGGTTGCTTTTTTTCTGGCTGGGGCTTGATATGATGGGGGTTGCCGTGTGCCGCCTGCCGGGAGGCGGATTGAGTCGCTTTGCTCTGCGTGGTCATTTGGGGGCATGGGTTCTGGGGCTTTCGTACGGCATTCTTTCCGGCGCGTGCACCTTCGGCTTTATTGCGCCCATTCTCGCCATTATCACAGTACAGGAAAGAGTGGCAGAGGGTGTAATACTCATACTCGCGTTCGCTTTGGGGCATTGTCTGCCCATTGTCATCGCAGGCAGTTCTGTGGCGTTCAGTCAGCGCATGGCAGAGGGCAGGGGCATGGCGGTTGTCACAAAGTGGGGACGCAAGGTCGCCGGTGTGATTGTGTCTGCCATAGGTGGCTATTTTGTCGTCAATGCGTTTGTGTAAGGTTTTGAGGCACTGGAATTTTTCTAGAAATTATCTATTTATGGAGGTAGAGTAGTTCCGGTGGGTTATGGAACTGTTGCGGGAAGGGCCGCTCTGATTTACTTGACGGCGGGCAACTTCATCCGTAAGGCAAATTCCATGAAGCAAAGGGTTTATCGGGCATTGGCGGGGTGCGTGCTGGTCATTTTCCTGCTCTCCGGGCTGGGGGGGCAGGCTGTGCCTGTGTTCGGCGATGCACATGCCGTAGCGGCCCAGCCCGACAAAACAGCGGCAGGCGGAGCGTCTGCTAAGTCGTCCGGTGCCAGCAAGAGCAAGGCCGCTAAGAAGAAGTCCGGAAGCAAGGCGCAGAAAGCGGGCGCCAAATCCGCTAAAAAAGCCGGGGACCAGTCTGCGAAAAAATCCGTTCAAACGGTTGCCAGCCTTCAGAATACAAAGCAGCCTGCCAAGGCTGAGAAGGTGCATAAGGCTGTTGAGGCGGTGGCTGCGGGAGTGGTGGCATCGGGAACTGCGTCCGGCACTGCTCAGACGTTTGGAAATCGGTTCACCGTAAAGCCGCTGGTAGTCTCTTCCGGTGATGCTTCATTGGCCCCCGCTCCGCAGCAGGAATTTCAGGTTACCGCAGACGTTCTTCAGGCCGCACTGGAAGAGGTTCGGGCGGCGGTGGAAGACAACGGCTATGCTCTGCCTGTTGAGGCTGCTGCGGCATTGCCCCGCAGGGGCACACCGATTGCGCTGATACCTGTGCAGGAAAAGGCGGAGGTTGCCGCACTTGTCCCCATGCAGGAAGTCCGGCAACCTAAGGCTCCCCAGATTTCCCCTGCGCCATCAGGTTCCCCCGCCCCCAAGGCTGTCAAGGACCTTAAGCTTAACGTCCGGTCCGCCATTCTTATTAATATGACCACCGGCGATGTCTACTACGAACAGAACCCGGACGCTGTTATCGCCCCTGCATCCATCACCAAGCTGCTTACCCTGTATCTGGTCCGCGAGGCCATGGCGCAGGGAACATTGTCTCCCAAGACACTCATTCCCGTCAGTGCCAAGGCGGTGAATACGGGCGGCTCGCGTATGGCGTTGAAGAAAGGCGAAAAGGTGGCTCTGGAAGATCTAATCAAGGGCATAAGTGTGGTTTCTGCCAACAACGCCTGCGTGGCTGTGGCAGAATACATGTCCAAGGGCGATACTGCTAAATTCGTGGCTCAGATGAACGCCAAGGCCAAGAAGCTGGGCATGACCAAGAGCACGTTCAAGAATCCCAACGGGTTGCCCGCCAAGGGGCAGCTTTCTACAGCCAGAGACCTTGCCAAGCTTTCCATCAGCTACCTGCGTAAGTTCCCGGAATCGCTGCCTGTGCATTCCATGACATCTTTCACCTATCACGGCTCCACCCGCCGCAACGCCAACTCGCTGCTCCGCACCTATGATGGGGTGGACGGCCTGAAAACCGGGTTTGTGAACGCCTCCGGCTTCAATATCACGGTAACGGCAAAGCGCGGCAAAACTCGCCTGCTGGCAGTGGTTCTGGGCGCGGATAATCCGGTCATCCGTCAGGTGGAGACAGCCAAGCTGCTGGATTACGGCTTCACTATCGTGGAGGGCGGACCGCAGAAGTCCAGACAAGCTGCATCCGGGTTCAAGCCTTTTGCCGAGAACGATGTGTAGCCGGACCGTCTAGCCGCCGGTATCCCCCTCTGCCCGCCTCTGATCCGTTTCACGAAACTGCCCCGCACGTCAGCCGCACATCAGGCCCGTAAAGTGCCTGTGAAGCGGCTTCACGCATCGGCCCTGTCACCGGTGCCGCGCCCGCGTATTCTTTCGCAGCCCTTTAAAACGGCTAAACGGTCCAAGGAGCCACCCTTGAACCGTATTATTTCGTTTAGCCGTAAAAGAAAGAAGGTAAACAGAATATAGCATGGATCGTGCCAAGGCGCTGGTTTGGGAAGATGTAATTTTTAATACAATAAAATCAAGAGCGTGTGACAGGAGGTGGGTTGCTCGCCCGTCAGGGTGTCCGGCTGGTTGGTTCAGAAAATTTTACTCAGGGCATTGCCTGCGGCAGGTTGGCCGGGGGGTGTTTAATATTTTGAACAATTCGTCCATCAAGAATATGTTTTTATAACATGCGGTTATGGGTGTGGCTTTGTGCGGTTGCCTTTTCGGCGCGGTGCAGACAGAGGCACGAAGGCGGCGGACTGCGCGGGGTACAAGAAATTTTACAGCATTATTTCCTGCGGGGGCAGGGCTGCCCTGTGGTGTTGACACCTGCCGGAGACTCCCGCATAGTGCGAGAATCAGTAAAGGTGTATCGAGCAATCCTGTACTGCGGATGCGGCATAAAGGCCATGCGTGCGGTCAGGGAGCGGGCCGTGGGTGTGGCCTGCATTGTTGCGGTAGACCGGAGAAAGGCTCTCTTCGCGGCCACAGACAGGGCATGTGCTCCCCACAGGGTGCGAAGGGAAAGCCGGGAGGTGGATATGGCAAATGTGCAGACCAAACAGGCGGCACAGCATAACGGTCTTACGGAACTCTTCCGGGACAAGCTGCGCAAGGTCACAGACAGCGGCGGTGCGCAGGACAGGGTGCAGCGCATTATGCTGGCGCTTGGCTACGCCATGGCACTGACGCCGACAGGCAATCCGGGGTTTACACGGATTACCGACTACAAGGGCATGCCGGTGAACGTGTGGGTGGGCGATGCCGGATTAACGGCCTGGCCGCGCACGCTGCTTTCTCCCGTGTGGGTGGGCTATTACTCCCTTGAGGAGCCTGCGGAGATGGTGCAGTACGAGGAGCATGAGCGTCTTATGGATTATCTGCGCGACCGGCATCCGGAAGCGTTTCAGACACCTTCTGCATTCGGAGAGGGTGAGGGGTAGTCGAAGGTTGCCACGGATATCCTGAGATGCCCGTATATGCCCGTAGATAGCCGGGGATAGCTTCAGGGATAGCCGGGAGATCATCGGGCACTTTGCGCGATCCGCTCTGCCGATGCGGGCTGTTATGGCCGCGCGTGCGTCTTCTCTTTTCCGGTGATGTGTTAGCCGGGTGAAATTGATCGGCCTGTCTGCCGGTTGCGCGGGCAGGCTCTCGGCCCCGTTCTATTCCGTGTCGCCCGTGTAGTCCGTGTCATTCCATGCCGATGTTTCCGGCGGGAGCAGGGGCCGGGGTTGCTGCGCACGGCACAAGGATTTATCCCCTCCTCTCCTGCCCGCTGTTTCCGCGTATTGACGCACACCTGTGCGGCGGCTATCTTCGGGCGTTGCTTACCAATACGCCAAGGAGATGCGTTTTTTATGCTCGACCTCAAGCTTTTGCAGAGAGACCCCGATATTGTTGTTACCGCCCTTGCCAAGCGGCATTCCAAAATAGATGTGAGCGAGTTTCTGGAACTGGATGCCCGTCGCCGTGCCTTGCTGAACGAGGTAGAGGGCCTGAAGAGCGAGCGCAATAAGGCCTCGGAAGAGGTTGCCAAGCTCAAGCGGGCCGGGCAGGACGCCTCCGGGCGCATTGCGGAGCTGGGCGAGCTTGCGGAGCGCATCAAGCTGCTGGACGTAGAAGCGGAAGCCGTAGTGGCCAAAGTGAGTGAGTGGCTGGTTGCCGTGCCCAACGTTCCCCACGAATCCGTGCCCGTGGGAGCAGACGAGAACGACAATGTGGAACTGCACCGCTGGGGCAGTGCGCCCGCCTTTGATTTTTCGCCTAAGGAGCACTGGGAGCTTGCGGAGCAGCTGGGCGGGCTGGATTTTGAACGCGGTGCCAAGCTTGCGGGGTCGCGCTTTACCGTGCTCTGGGGCTGGGCGGCGCGGCTGGAGCGGGCACTGGTGAACTTGTTCCTTGATATCCAGACCCGTGAACACGGGTATACAGAAATGTTCCCTCCGGCCATTGTAAACAGCGGTGCCATGACCGGCACCGGGCAGCTTCCCAAGTTTGAGGAAGACCTGTTCAAGCTCAACTACAAGGATTTTTACCTTATTCCCACCGCAGAGGTGCCCCTGACCAACCTGCTCTCCGGCGAGATGCTCTCCGAGGCGGAGCTGCCCATGGCCTTTACCGCCCAGACGCAGTGCTTCCGGTCAGAGGCAGGCAGCTACGGCAAGGACACCAAGGGGCTTATCCGGCAGCATCAGTTCACCAAGGTGGAGATGGTGCGGCTTTCGCACCCCGATACCTCCTATGAACAACTGGAGCTTATGCGTCAGCATGCGGAAAATCTGCTGCAACGCCTTGGCTTGCATTACAGGGTGGTTACATTGTGTTCGGGTGATATGGGGTTCGCGTCTTCCAAAACCTATGACATAGAGGTGTGGTTGCCCGGACAGGGCAAGTTTCGCGAGATATCGTCCTGCTCCAACTGCACCGATTTTCAGGCCCGGCGCGCCAACCTGCGCTTTAAGCGCGAAGGTGCAAAAAAGCCGGAATATGTGCACACCCTGAACGGCTCCGGGCTTCCCACAGGGCGCACCATGGTGGCGATACTGGAGAACTACCAGCAGGCAGACGGCTCCATAGCCATACCGGAAGCGCTGCGCCCCTATCTTGATGGCCTTGAGGTTATTACGCCAGCCATGGCCAAAGGCAGGTAAAATTGGCCTGAAAGCGGTTTAGGGGTTGACAATCAAGGGCCGAAGTCTTTATACAGCCCCCTCGCATGGGTCGTTAACTCAGTCGGTAGAGTATCTGCCTTTTAAGCAGAGAGTCGCAGGTTCGAGCCCCGCACGACCCACCAGAAAATCAAGGACTTGAAGGTTTGCCTTCAAGTCCTTTTTCTTTTTCCCCACACCATTCCCCACACGAAAAATGAAAACCAAAAGCGTGCAATGAAAATAGCTGCATGGATTTACCCTGCGATGGTCAAAATCTTACTGGCTTGCCGTGGATTTGGCTTCATTTTTTTTGGTTCTTTCACGTCTTCGGGTGAGGGCCTCTTCGGTACTAAGGAGGATGCCTGAGCGAATGCTCTCGTCAACACGGTAATAGTCATATCTATGTTCCCTAGTTATGTCTTTAAGTATGCTCTCTGCGTCTATGTTTTTATTGCCACTAGTGTATTCTTTGAGAACATGCGCATACTTTCTAGCGGTAGAAAATTTTCTATACCAAACCTCTTCGGTTATTAGTTTTTTTATGTGTCCCGAAACATTATTGTCACTTTTGAGTATATTTACTGTGTCCCAAATCCACAATCCTACTGTGTTTGATTCATCGTTTATTATATGTCTTTCATTCACGATATCTTTTTTTTGTTTCTTGATATATTCTATGGCTGCAGTCTCATGTTTTCCGTTTGTTTTTGGCATGTTGATTCCACCAATACTTTTCGTGTATAAATTTCCTATTTCCTCATCTTTTATGAAATCATTTATATTGCCATAAAAAGGAATGCTCTTGCCTTCATTTATATGCTCGGCAATAAGTGTGGGATATTCTTTGAAAGATAAGTCTGTGAACATCATTTTGTATTTTTTAAATATTTTACAAAGTACGACATGCTCTTCTTTGTTAATAATGCTATCTTTATCTAATTCAAAGTTCAATGTTTCTATGGCAATCTTTTTATTAATAAAACACATCCTTCCATAACATCCGATCTTGTGTGGAACATATGAATCAAAATAAATCCAGAATAGCTTGTCATTCTCAAATAGACATTTAAAGCAGTCGTGTGGGTGGTTCTCAAAATCTTTTGCAAGTGAACAAATATGTTTCAATATTTTAGAAACACCATATTTCAATTTAGAATCTTTGTGAACGTCTATGTAAAATTTTCTTTTAACAAACTCGCGATGCCAAAAAAGAGAATTATAATACATCATATAATTTACAGATATATTTGACCCAATTTCGCTTGCTTCATCGATAGTGATTGATTCTAATCCTAAGTTTTTTTGCTTAAATGTTTTCCTTATAAAAAATTCTGAAACATTGATGTAAACAGAAGATGCAAGCTTAGATATTTTTCTTGATTGCTTATGTGGTATTTTATTCGATTTCAGAATAAAAACAGAATCTTTTTGAACTCCTTTGCATTTTGAAATTAAATATGCTGAAAATTTTGTAATTTCTAATTCTTCTTCTGTTACTGTCAATAGATCAGTGTTTGCATCTCTCTCTATTTTTTTCATTGAAGACAAAATCATAATCCACAAACTCATATAGTGATCATCGTCAGCTTCTTTTCTTAAATCTAGACCCTTTTTGCTATTCTGCACTGCTCTGCCGACTTCACGCAAAAAAAAGTTCACTTCTTGTCGCAACCTTGCAGGTGCAAGCGCAGTTATTTCCAGAATTTTTTGGAACTGGGGTGCTTGCTTATGCAATACAATTAACATTTTCTCCACAGCTTCCTCCAAAAAATACAAAAAAATCAGGATGTTGTCCATTTTTTGCGCAAGATTTCGCTTATTCTTCCCTACCTCCCTCGCAGTTCACGATCTAGTTTCATCTCCACGAGTGCAATCAACAGGAAGGCCTTCCGATGAATCAAGCGCTCTGAACGGCTAGTGTGTGCTGAATCACAAATCTTTGGGTTCAGTATGCCATCTCAAACATTCACTTCGCTGGAGTATGTATGGTTTCGAACAGTATCGCCAAGGGCAGCGAGCCTCGAGCAGAAGCAATTTTGGTCCGCTGGCTCACGGAAAAGGAGGTGGCGGCCATTACCCGCTTGAGCCTCTCTACCCTCCGGGCGCACCGGTTTGCCGGAAGGGGAATACCCTACGCAAAAATCGGACGCTCAGTACGTTACTCGGCCACCGAGGTCCAACGGTACATGACCGAACGCCAAATTGTCCCGCACAAGGTAGTGTCATGCTGACCCTGTCTAGCGGCCTGTCCGAAGGAACGCACAGCATAACAGTCGCTGTGGGGGCAGAGGCCCCTACGGCAAACGGAACAAACCAAACTACCCGTGAAACGGGAAAGGATCTCTCCATGAGCAATGACGGAGACCCCAAAAACAATGTTGCACTCGTGCACACTCCGGACCAGTCCGCCATGGCTGAAATGGGGCAAAAGCTCGGTGCTGTACTTCAGGCAGCAAGTGCAGGAGACCTTGAAGGCATAGACCGCGTGGACATTGAGCTAGTCCCGCAGGTGCTCTACGGCATAAAGGTCTGCGTCTACCCCAAGAAGTAACCTAAACTTGCCATGGGGTCGAGTATCCACCGACCCCATGGCCACTGGAGATTAACTATGACAAATCGTAGAATTATAAAGAACCTCGCTGAACAAGCCAGGACTACGGGCGAAGTCGCATCATACGAAGCCCCGCCCAAAGGTGTAGCCCCTTTATCCTCCTCGGCCCCGAATCCTACACCCGCGCAAAATGGCACGGTTATTGATGTGCCGTTCCGTACTGTTTGTGCACCGTGCTACAGCCCCCAGCTGATTCCGATGCTCATTAACCCGCCGCTCCGCAATGAACACGGCATTCCACTCAAAGCAAAGTTGGAAACGCTTGTACAAAGATATGACCGAACCGGACTACCAGCCTTGTTAAGGTGTCCACTACGGGCAGAGTTTTTTGCGGCCCTTGTCGCCTATGAAGTCTGCACCACCGATGAACCGGACAAGCGCGAGCTCTGCATCCGTGCCCTTGGAGGGGAAGATAATGATATGCGCACATGGCGTACTGCTCCTCCGCCCCCCGCTGATATCGTATCTTGGGCTGTAGGCAAGCTGAACCGGAGCCGCGTCATGACAGCCCTCGTGCTGGGCGAAGTGTTTGGTCTGAAGCCGGAACACTGCTTTTCCAGCTTCCCCACGTCCAGCATTCACAACGCAGCCATTAGCACTGCTGCCGTTGAAAAAATTCCACACCACCTTCACGGCAATGGCATTGACTTCACACTCAAGGCGAAATTCAGGGTGCGTAACCTTGACGGCACGGACTCGTTGGTGCTCTGCATGTACACGACCGGCGACCAAGATCTGTTTGTTGTCGCGATACGCAAAGTAACAGAGACTGGCACCCCTATCGTATCTCTGGGAGCCGCCCCAGCACCAGCCCACCTGTTCGCGCGGGACTTGATCTTGAAAAATCCTGCGGCAGAAGTATGGCTCTGCACGGACATTCGCGTGGCTATGCGGCTTACAGACCTTGCCAAGGAAGGGCGCGTGATTGAGCGCACCGGGGTTGTCGTCTCTGGCTTCTTCGGAGGCGATGATGCGGTCAAAGCCCTTATTGCCAGCGACTTGGCTGGGCACAACGTGACCATCCTCTCCTCCCCAGGACAGGACGGATGGGAAAGTGTACCTGTGCTTGCGAAAACCTGCATGGACTACGGCGCATTTCAGGTCTCCCTCTTTCCCTGGCCCCTTGTTCCCGAACGCGGGCTGACCTACAAGGAGCCACTGAAGCCTGAGGTGGCAAGATGTTTATACGATAGGCAAATCCACATTGGTGACGTCGAGTTGCCTTCGCGACTTGCGGAACAAGTGCGGACAATGGCTATTCCTTTGGAGAACCTGCAAGCATGGAAGCGACAAGTCGGGCTCGTAAGCCCGGCAGAGCGAGAAAGCGAAGGCAAGCACGAACCAGACTTTGCTCTTGTGACCTTTGGTGCGCTTCCTGATAAAGTATCAGCAGCACCGAACAGCGCAATGAGCATAAGCAGCATGCTTACGCCCAGTTACACAACAATGATCTGGGGCTTCTCCAACGCTGGAAAGAGTTGGTTCGCCATTGAAATCGCCTTAGCCCTCGCCACGGGAACACCCTGTTTCTTCCTTACAGCCTCCCCACCCACAAAGGTGGTATACCTTGACGGCGAAGTAGGCGAGGCCGACTTCAAGCAACGATGCGTGCAACTGATGGGGAACAGGGAAGGACGCCGAGCGCTGCTCGACACCAACCTTGGCGTTGTCTCTCTTCGGGGAGGGCAAAGCCTTCTTGATGGGAAAAGGCAGGATGAGGTACTTGCAACCCTCAAAGAGGCGGAAACACAGGTCGTCTTTATTGACAACCTGTTCTCTCTGGCTCCCAATGCGGCAAAAGCCAATGCCACGCCTTTTTTTGAATTCATCAAGAGGATCCAAGCTGAGGGCATAGCCGTCATCATCATTCACCATGCAAGGAAAACGGCTACGGACTTCAAGGGCCCTGTGGAACTTGTGAGCCTGTGCCAGAACGTACTGCACATAGAAGGTCGGGACCAAATCCATGCGGACGATCGGGATCTGTTGTGTAAAGCCGTACATGATGCCCTTGCCACAGATGGTCCTGTCGCCCGTGTTTACGTAGACAAATGTAAGGTTGCTCCTCACTTTGAACGTCGCCATGGCACCTACAAGCTGCCGGTTGGGCAACCTTGGGAATGGGTGGAAGGCGATCTCTGCCCTGTTGATGACAACCACGAAATCTCGGCGTCAACGGCTTCCTCCACGCCTGTGCATGACGAGACGAACTATCACCGCTCACTCTCTGACCTCACTCCAGATCAGCAAAGAGTTCTTGAGGTTATGGAGAAGGGGAAGTCCTACTACCGAAAGAACATTGAAGAAATCTCAGGCCTCAAAGAGGACAGGGTCCGCAAGGCCCTGAATGCTCTTCGGGAAGCCGGTCTTATAAGCCGAGAAGGCAATGGCAAAGACACACACTACCGGCGCGTATAACAAGAGTGCCAAACGCCCCCTCCCAAGTCCGGGAGGGGGCATTCCACACCTTTACGCGGCAGGGCACTGTTCCCCGTGCATCATGGCGTTGTCGTTATCCAAACCCCACGGCTCCAATACCTGCCGATTTCGTTACCCCCCCCCCCGGAACGACGACGAAACAGGAAAGTAGGAATTTCCTGTGCGTTGCAGGCTCGTTTCCCCGTTATGCATGGGAGATACTCCGCATGCTTCGCCTTTTTCCGTCTTGTTTCCGTCGGGAATACCCTGCTTTTACGCAGCGAAAATCAGCATATCGAATAAAAGCACTACATTAGCTAGCAAGGGAAATGAGCTCTCGCCTTTGATTCCGCGTCTTCCTAGTCCTGAAAGGCGTCCACCGCGCCGACCTAGTGTCGATCATCAAATTCCACCTATATATTACCTCCATGAGCAGGCCATATCTTTGCCTCTGCCGCCCAGCGCGGCGGAGGCATTTCCATTTCACACGCCTACAAGGAGGTAACCATGACCGAAGCCCCTTTATCCCATCCCGCCCCTGGCGCATCCCCGACCATCACCGAATTGGCTAAGGCCATGCTGCGGGTGCAGCAGTCCCTGTCTCCGGCGTCCAAGGATGCCGAAAACCCTTTCGTCAACAAGCGTTACGCCACGCTGAACTCCGTCATGGATGCCTGCCGTGAGGGGCTCATCGCCAACGGCATCTGGGTTGCGCAGTATCCCGTGCCGGTGGAGACCGGCCATCTCGGCCTTGTCACGAAGCTTGTCCACGCAGAATCTGGCCAGTGGCAATCTTCCCTCATGGTCATGCCGCTTCCGAAGGCCGACCCGCAAGGATACGGCTCCGCACTGACCTACGCACGGCGCTATGGCCTCGCCACCATGGTGGGTCTGGTCACTGAGGCGGACGATGACGCCGAAGGGGCCATGCCCAGAAGCGGAAACCGTCCGGCCAAGGCACAGGCGGCCACAGGGGCACGAAAGGAATCTACACAGGCATCTCCTGCCCGTAGCGGGACGATGGCGACAGTCGCACCACAACCACCGGCGCAGCGCAATGAGAAGCAGGGTGAACGTCCAAGGGCAGCATTGGCCGCATTGCCCCGCATAGACGGCATCACCTACCAGACCATTCAGGCACAGGACGGACGCACCTGCGTCACGGCTTCCGGCGACACCCGGAGCAAGAAGGCACTGTTGCAGGAGGCTGGTTTTCGTTGGGATGCTACCCGCAAAGTCTGGTGGCGGTACGCCGATGCTCAAGCCGCCTGACCCTGCTGGCATACTCGCAACAAGCAACGCTACGAAAAGTCCCCCACATCGGGGGCTTTTCCGTTTCACGGGAGGAATTCATGGACAACAACGAAAGCAACACGCATCAGGACAAGGGCCTTGCGCTCTTGGCGCAGGTCGCACGAGGGCTCATTGCCCACGATAACCATCATACCGCCGCACAGCTTGGGGACCGCTCCGCGTACGTGGGCATGTCCGACATCGGCAAAGGAGCGGAATGCCTGCGGGCTGCCGTGGCGGGGAAACTGCACATGGCCCGCACGCCCAGCACGCAGGATATTGGGGAATGGTACCGGGCAGGAGAGCATGAACGCATCCGAACGGCCCTGCGACGTCATCTTATCTTGCAGCGCGGGCACTGGATGGAAGCGGGGCTTGCCAAGGTGCTGCACGCCAACGGCGCAAACCTTCTGCATCAGCTGGAAGTCGCCGTGGAGCATGACGGTACCCCCATCCGGGCCCATCTGGACTTCACGCTGGTCTGGGGCTGGCCAAGACCCGCCATACGGATTCTGGAACTGAAGAGCACTGAGCGTATTCCGGACACCCTGTACACGGCTTACGAAACCCAGCTTTACGGACAACTGGGCCTGCTCAAGACCCACTGGTCGGAACCGGTCTTTGCCATGCGGGATGCGGACGGCAACACCGTCTTCGAGCACCTGACCTTCCCGCAGGTAGCCAAGCTTCTGTTCGGCATTTCCCTGCCGCGTCAGGCGGACAGCATGGACATTGAAGGCTGGGTGCTCTGCCTGTCCATGTCCGATGCCCGTGCCTTTGGGCCATACCAGCCCGACGCCACCATGCTCGGCATGTGCCAGCGCATTGCCGGGGACATCTGGACCACTGCCCGGCGGGTCTGGGACGGAACTGAATCCATCGACGCCGTGGACTACTGCAAGGGGTTTCATCCCCTGTGTGACTGGTGTGACCATTCAGAGGGCTGTCCCAAGTTCACGGTGCAGGAACTGGATGACCCGGCATATGACCACGCCTTGCAGAAACTCGCTGACCTAAAATCCTGCAGGAATGATCTGGAGGATTCCATTGCCGCAGAAGAAGACCGGCTGCGTTCGTTCTATGTTTCTGTGGGGGGTATGGACACCACTACAGAGTGGCTTGCAACGGCAGGATTCCGCTTCAAAATCTCCAGCCAGGCTGGCCGTAAAACCATCGATTCCGCAAAACTGGATATGGAACTGCGCGGCACTCTTGGCGATGAAGAAGCCGAAGAACTGCTCGCACGGGTGACCAGGACCGGAAAGCCTTCGCAGCGGCTGTGGGTGAGCAGAAGGCTTAATGCAGTGGCAGCGGGCTAAAGATGACCAAAGCGCTATGGTCTATCAGGCACAACCGGTTCAGGAGGATATTGCAAGGCGGCATGAACAACCGCTTTGATATAAAGCGTAGCCCGGAGCGCATCGTGCCCGTACACAAGGATATAGTTCTTGTGCACGACCAGTTCCCGCGTGTCCGCCACCCGTCCTATGCGCCCTCTGAAGGGTAGCGCGGCCAAAGAGTCTGCTGCAGCGGTAAAAAGTGCGTCCAGTTCGATGGCGGCGTGTGGATTATCCGCAGCGATGAACAGGACTATGCGCTCACGGTCCGTGTCCGCTGCCTCAGTCCAGACCACCTTCATAGGGTGTCGTGCTGGCTGAGGATCGCGGCCTTACGCTGGGCAGCCTT
This window encodes:
- a CDS encoding AAA family ATPase — translated: MTALVLGEVFGLKPEHCFSSFPTSSIHNAAISTAAVEKIPHHLHGNGIDFTLKAKFRVRNLDGTDSLVLCMYTTGDQDLFVVAIRKVTETGTPIVSLGAAPAPAHLFARDLILKNPAAEVWLCTDIRVAMRLTDLAKEGRVIERTGVVVSGFFGGDDAVKALIASDLAGHNVTILSSPGQDGWESVPVLAKTCMDYGAFQVSLFPWPLVPERGLTYKEPLKPEVARCLYDRQIHIGDVELPSRLAEQVRTMAIPLENLQAWKRQVGLVSPAERESEGKHEPDFALVTFGALPDKVSAAPNSAMSISSMLTPSYTTMIWGFSNAGKSWFAIEIALALATGTPCFFLTASPPTKVVYLDGEVGEADFKQRCVQLMGNREGRRALLDTNLGVVSLRGGQSLLDGKRQDEVLATLKEAETQVVFIDNLFSLAPNAAKANATPFFEFIKRIQAEGIAVIIIHHARKTATDFKGPVELVSLCQNVLHIEGRDQIHADDRDLLCKAVHDALATDGPVARVYVDKCKVAPHFERRHGTYKLPVGQPWEWVEGDLCPVDDNHEISASTASSTPVHDETNYHRSLSDLTPDQQRVLEVMEKGKSYYRKNIEEISGLKEDRVRKALNALREAGLISREGNGKDTHYRRV
- a CDS encoding D-alanyl-D-alanine carboxypeptidase family protein, which translates into the protein MKQRVYRALAGCVLVIFLLSGLGGQAVPVFGDAHAVAAQPDKTAAGGASAKSSGASKSKAAKKKSGSKAQKAGAKSAKKAGDQSAKKSVQTVASLQNTKQPAKAEKVHKAVEAVAAGVVASGTASGTAQTFGNRFTVKPLVVSSGDASLAPAPQQEFQVTADVLQAALEEVRAAVEDNGYALPVEAAAALPRRGTPIALIPVQEKAEVAALVPMQEVRQPKAPQISPAPSGSPAPKAVKDLKLNVRSAILINMTTGDVYYEQNPDAVIAPASITKLLTLYLVREAMAQGTLSPKTLIPVSAKAVNTGGSRMALKKGEKVALEDLIKGISVVSANNACVAVAEYMSKGDTAKFVAQMNAKAKKLGMTKSTFKNPNGLPAKGQLSTARDLAKLSISYLRKFPESLPVHSMTSFTYHGSTRRNANSLLRTYDGVDGLKTGFVNASGFNITVTAKRGKTRLLAVVLGADNPVIRQVETAKLLDYGFTIVEGGPQKSRQAASGFKPFAENDV
- a CDS encoding thioredoxin family protein; protein product: MMFRCALLVLTLLLAGIPGVSNAEDLPVPGMVTMIDLGAKNCIPCKMMAPILVKLEKEYAGRAAIRFIDVWENPDQTPKYGIRAIPTQIFYDKNGKERERHVGFLDEASIRQKVDALMQE
- a CDS encoding cytochrome c biogenesis CcdA family protein; the encoded protein is MFDEFLLTINMWMTGAFGLAVLGCFLWGVVSILFSPCHLASIPLMVGYVAGQGRVVQGREAVGYAGLFSFGLFVSITAVGVLCSLLGRMLGDVSPLWGVPVGLLFFWLGLDMMGVAVCRLPGGGLSRFALRGHLGAWVLGLSYGILSGACTFGFIAPILAIITVQERVAEGVILILAFALGHCLPIVIAGSSVAFSQRMAEGRGMAVVTKWGRKVAGVIVSAIGGYFVVNAFV
- the serS gene encoding serine--tRNA ligase: MLDLKLLQRDPDIVVTALAKRHSKIDVSEFLELDARRRALLNEVEGLKSERNKASEEVAKLKRAGQDASGRIAELGELAERIKLLDVEAEAVVAKVSEWLVAVPNVPHESVPVGADENDNVELHRWGSAPAFDFSPKEHWELAEQLGGLDFERGAKLAGSRFTVLWGWAARLERALVNLFLDIQTREHGYTEMFPPAIVNSGAMTGTGQLPKFEEDLFKLNYKDFYLIPTAEVPLTNLLSGEMLSEAELPMAFTAQTQCFRSEAGSYGKDTKGLIRQHQFTKVEMVRLSHPDTSYEQLELMRQHAENLLQRLGLHYRVVTLCSGDMGFASSKTYDIEVWLPGQGKFREISSCSNCTDFQARRANLRFKREGAKKPEYVHTLNGSGLPTGRTMVAILENYQQADGSIAIPEALRPYLDGLEVITPAMAKGR
- a CDS encoding helix-turn-helix domain-containing protein → MVSNSIAKGSEPRAEAILVRWLTEKEVAAITRLSLSTLRAHRFAGRGIPYAKIGRSVRYSATEVQRYMTERQIVPHKVVSC